The DNA region GACCGTGCGGCTCAGCATGCCGTGGAAGAAGCGCCCATAGGCCCTTGTATCGCTGCGCCCGGCCGAAGCAAAATCCGTCACCTCTCCCTCACGGAAGAACACCGTGAGCATCGAGCCGACCCGCTGGACGCGGACCGGGACCCCCTCTTTTTGGGCCGCCGCAATGATTCCGCTCTCCAGCTTGTGGCCCAGGGCTTCCAGACGAGGATAGGGATCGAGCCGGTGCAAGGCCTCCAGGGTGGCAAGACCTGCCGCCATAGCCAGCGGATTGCCCGACAGGGTCCCGGCCTGGTAAACGTCTCCGGCCGGCGCCACACGGTCCATCAGATCGGCCCGGCCGCCGTAAGCGCCCACCGGAAGTCCGCCGCCGATGATCTTTCCCAAAGTCGTCAGATCGGGCAGCACTCGATAGCGAGACTGGGCTCCGCCATAGGCAACCCGGAAACCGGTGATCACCTCGTCGAAGATCAGCAGCGAGCCGTGCTCCCGGGTGATTCTCCGTGCTGCTTCCAGGTATCCGGGGCCGGGAGGAACGACCCCCATGTTTCCCGCTACAGGCTCCACGATGAAAGCGGCAATCCCGGGCCCGTGTTGCCGGTAGATCCGCTCCAGTGCCGCCTCGTCGTTGTAAGGAACCACGAGGGTCTGGGCCGCGACCTCCTGCGGCACTCCGGGCGTACCCGGGATACCGAAGGTCGCCAGCCCCGAGCCGGCCGACACCAGGAGGGCATCGACGTGGCCGTGGTAGCACCCATCCGCCTTGACGATCAGGTCGCGTCCAGTGACGGCGCGTGCCAGCCGGACGGCGGACAGCGTCGCCTCGGTGCCCGAGTTGACCATCCGCACCTTCTCGATCGACGGGACGGCCTCCACCACCCTGTCCGCCAGCTCCACCTCGAGCGCCGTGGGCGCGCCGAAGGAAGTGCCGAGCCGCATCGTCGCGGCGAGGGCCGCAAGGACCTCGTCGGGTGCATGTCCCAGGATCAGGGGACCCCACGACCCCAGGTAGTCGAGATACTCCTTTTCGTCGACATCCCAGACGCGGCTTCCCTTGCCGCGCGCCAGGAACACCGGGTCGCCGCCCACCGCGCGGAAGGCACGGACGGGCGAGTTCACGCCGCCGGGAATCAGGCGTCTGGCCTTCTCAAAAAGCGATCGGGAGCTGTCGGTCAAGAAGATGTCCGGTCGCGCCGCTATCCGGCCTTCAGGACGCGGGCGGCGTCTTTCGCGAAATAAGTGAGGATGAGATCGGCGCCGGCACGGCGTATGGCGGTGAGGGATTCCATCATCACGAGCTTCCGGTCCAGCCAGCCGCGCTCGGCGGCGGCGCAGATCATGGCGTATTCCCCGCTTACCTGATAGGCGGCCAGCGGCACATCGAACCGCTCGCGCGCGCGGCGCAGCAGATCGAGGCAGGGCATCGCCGGCTTCACCATCAGCAAGTCGGCTCCCTCCTCCAGATCCAGGGTCGCCTCTTTCATCGCCTCGCGCGCATTTGCCGGATCCATCTGGTAGGCCTTGCGATCGCCGAAGGAGGGCGCCGAGCCGGCGGCCTCACGGAAGGGACCGTAGAAGGCCGAGGCATGCTTGATGGCGTACGACAGGATCGGAATGCGCGAAAGCTTCTGCACGTCCAGCGCCGCTCGAATCGCGGCCACCCTGCCGTCCATCATGTCGGACGGAGCGACCATGTCGGAACCGGCCAGCGCCTGGGAGACCGCGGTGCGGGCCAACAGCTCCAGGGTCGGGTCGTTGAGGACTTCACCGTTTTCGATCCGGCCGCAATGTCCGTGATCGGTGTACTCGCACAAACAGACGTCGGTAATCACGAAGAGCTGCGGGACCTCTTTCTTCAGAGCCCGGGCCGCCTGTTGCACGATGCCGTCCTCGGCCCAGGCGCCGCTTCCCTCCGGATCCTTGTGCGGCGGGATGCCGAAGAGGATGACTGCGGGAACCCCCAGCGACAGCGCCTCCTGCGATTCGGCCACCAGCTCGTCCACCGACAGCCGCGCGCATCCCGGCATCGCCTGGATCGGTTCCCGGACTCCTTTTCCAGGGCAGACGAAGAGCGGCAGGACCAGGCGCGAGGCCGATAGCTCGGTCTCACGCACCATGCGGCGGAGCGTCTCCTGGCTCCGCAGCCTGCGGGGACGCTGGATTGGAAACATCCTCAGCCCTCCGCCTCGCCCTCGTCTTCGTCTTCCTGGTGGAAGAACATCTCGCCGCATCCACGGCTGCAGAAGGTCTGTCCGCTCTTCATGAAGCGGCAATCCTCGCAGACCATCTTGTGGCAGATCGGGCACTTGTAGAGGAAAACCTCTTCCTCCCCTCCGCCGCACTGGACGCATTCCTGGGCCATTGCGCCTCCCCGACAAAGCCAGCGGATGATAGCAGAGCGCAAGCGCGAAATCCAGCAATCTTAATCACTTAGAGGCGTGACGTGCCTTGACAACCGGCGCGCCGCTTCTCTAGAATGGCCCACACGACCGGAGGCGGTGTAGCTCAGATGGTTAGAGCACGCGGCTCATATCCGCGGAGTCCGGGGTTCGAGTCCCTGCACCGCTACCAACTCTATGCCCGCTGAACTCTACGAAGCATTCAAGGAATCTCTCTCCAGAAAATCACTCTGGAAGGCGCCCGAATCGGTCCTGGTGGCCGTTTCGGGAGGCTCCGACTCCGTCGCCCTGCTGCACTTGTACGCCCGGCTGCGCAACGAATCCCCTTTTCCGCTGGGCGCTGCCCACCTGAATCACGCCGTGCGCGGGAGCGAATCGGACGAGGACGAGCGTTTCGTCGCCGAGCTTGCCCGGCGGCTTCAAGTGCCGCTGCACACGGCCAGGCTCGCGCCGCAAGCGCTGGAAGGAAAAGGGGAGGGGTGGGAGGCGGCCGCCCGCAAGGCGCGGTACCAGTTCCTGCGGGAAATTGCGGCGCAAGTCGGCGCCTCGCGAGTGGCCATGGGGCATACGAAGGATGACCAGGCGGAGACTGTCCTGATGCGGCTGCTGAGGGGCTCCGGAAGGCGGGGACTGGGAGGCATTCACCCGGCAGTGGAAGGCGTTTTCATCCGGCCTCTGCTCGGCTTCACGAAACAGGAGCTGGCGGGATACCTCCAGGAGCGCGGGGAGATCTGGCGTGAGGATTCCTCCAATCGGAGCCGCGCCAATCTACGAAGCCGCATCCGCCACGATCTCATTCCAGCGCTCCGAGGCGAATTCAACCCGGACCTGGTGGACACCCTGGCGCGGACCGCGGAAGTGTTCCGCGAGGAGGATGATTACCTCGCTTCCGTCACCGCCGAGATCGCCCGACGGCTGATCCGGAGCGAGAGCCACTCTCTGTCGCTGGGAATCCCGGCGCTGCGCGCGCTGCCGGCTGCGCTGCGCCGCCGCCTTCTGCGCTCCTTCGTGGAGCAGGCCTTCTCGCCGGGGCTCCCGCCGCCCGATTTCGCGCTGACTTCAATCCTGGAAGCGCTCATCGAGGAGGCGAGGCACGGCGCCGCCGCGAACCTGCCCGGAGGACTGCAGGCGCGTGTCCTGTATGCCGACCTGGTCATCGCGAGGCCGATGGAACTCCCCCTCGAGGTCGTTCCGCTCCCGATCCCGGGCCAGGCATCACTCCCGGAGCTGGGCTTTCGCCTGTGCGCCCGCCGGGCGCCGGTGTCGGAAGTCGGGGATCCCCGCCAGGTCACCAGTGCCGAGCGCGCCCTGCTCGACGCCGATTCCCTTCCCGGCCCCCTGGCGGTGCGGCACCGACGCAAAGGAGACCTGTTTCGGCCCCTGGGCGCTCCAGGAGAGTCGAAGCTGAAGTCCTATTTCATCGACCACAAGGTCCCCCGCCCGGCCCGGGACCGCGTCCCACTGGTGGTTTCCGGCGACCGAATCGCCTGGGTGGTTGGATTCCAGATCGACGAACGGTATAAGGTGACACCGCAGACGCGGCAGGTCGTAATCCTTTCGAGGGAGTCGCGATGAACCTCTCCAGGGAGCTGTTGAAATCGGAGGACGAGATCGCCGAGCGGGTGCGGCAGCTCGGCCGGCAGATCACCCAGGACTACGAGGGCAAGGACCTGGCGGTTCTCGGCGTGCTGAAGGGCTCGTTCATCTTCGTCGCCGATCTGATCCGGCAGATCAAGCTGCCGCTGCAGGTCGGCTTCCTCGAGATCACCCACTCGGAGAAATCGGAGTTCCTGACGGAGATGCTGTTCTACTCCAGCTTCAAGGTCGAAGGGACCAACCTGCTGGTCGTGGAGGATATCCTGGACACGGGAATCACCCTGGCCTACCTCCAGGAGCAGCTCGAGTTCCGCAAGCCGCGCTCCATCAAGGTGTGTACCTTCCTGGACAAGCCTGAACGACGCAAGGTGGACATCCAGCCCGACTATCTCGGCTTCACCGTGCCGAACTGTCACGTGGTCGGCTACGGATTGGACCATGAGGGCCGGTTTCGCAACCTTCCCTACCTGACCTACGTCGAATAGATCGCTCCTGCCCCGCAGGAGGAATGGAAGCCTCGGCGCGCTGGTTTTCCGAGGCAAGAGCCCGGCCTGAAGCCGGGGATAAAGCGTTGAAAGGGCGCGCCGAAGGGGTTATATTGTCTTTCGCAAATTGGGAGATGCATTGAATACACTCGCTAAGAACATCGTCTTCTGGCTGGTCATCGTCGTCCTGGTCCTGGTGGCGTATCGCTTCCTGGCCGGCACCTCCACCCCGCAGACCGAGCTTTCATTCTCCGAATTCCTGAGCCAGGCCGAGTCGGGGAAGATCTCCGAGGTCACCATCAACGGCAGCGACGTCGAGGGGGCCTACGCCGAGAAGGATCCGACGGGCCAGACGCGCACCTTCCACACCATCGCGCCCGATTATCCCGATCTGGTGAAGGACCTCCGCCACTTCAACGTCACCATCACCGCCAAGAAGCCCAAGGACGCCAATTACCTGGTCACCATCCTGTCCTGGCTGCCGATGGTCCTGCTGGTGGGCATCTGGATTTTCTTCATGCGGCAGATGCAATCGGGCGGCAACAAGGCCCTGTCTTTCGGCAAGAGCAAGGCGAAGCTCTCTTCCGCGCAGGGGAAGAAGGTCACCTTCCGCGACGTGGCCGGCGTGGACGAGGCGAAAGAGGAGCTGCAGGAGATTATCGAGTTCCTGAAGGAGCCCCAGAAATTCCAGAAGCTCGGAGGCAAGATCCCCAAGGGCGTCCTGCTGATGGGTCCCCCGGGGACCGGTAAGACGCTGCTGGCGCGCGCCATCGCCGGCGAGGCCAACGTGCCCTTCTTCTCCATCTCGGGCTCCGATTTCGTGGAGATGTTCGTGGGCGTCGGCGCCAGCCGCGTGCGCGACCTGTTCGAGCAGGGAAAGAAGAACGCCCCGTGCATCATCTTCATCGACGAGATCGACGCCGTCGGCCGCCACCGCGGCGCGGGCTTGGGTGGCGGGCACGACGAGCGCGAGCAGACTCTCAACCAGCTGCTGGTGGAGATGGACGGGTTCGAGAGCAATGAAGGCGTCATCCTGATCGCCGCCACCAACCGGCCCGACGTCCTGGATCCGGCGCTG from Candidatus Polarisedimenticolia bacterium includes:
- the hemL gene encoding glutamate-1-semialdehyde 2,1-aminomutase, producing the protein MTDSSRSLFEKARRLIPGGVNSPVRAFRAVGGDPVFLARGKGSRVWDVDEKEYLDYLGSWGPLILGHAPDEVLAALAATMRLGTSFGAPTALEVELADRVVEAVPSIEKVRMVNSGTEATLSAVRLARAVTGRDLIVKADGCYHGHVDALLVSAGSGLATFGIPGTPGVPQEVAAQTLVVPYNDEAALERIYRQHGPGIAAFIVEPVAGNMGVVPPGPGYLEAARRITREHGSLLIFDEVITGFRVAYGGAQSRYRVLPDLTTLGKIIGGGLPVGAYGGRADLMDRVAPAGDVYQAGTLSGNPLAMAAGLATLEALHRLDPYPRLEALGHKLESGIIAAAQKEGVPVRVQRVGSMLTVFFREGEVTDFASAGRSDTRAYGRFFHGMLSRTV
- the hemB gene encoding porphobilinogen synthase, with the protein product MFPIQRPRRLRSQETLRRMVRETELSASRLVLPLFVCPGKGVREPIQAMPGCARLSVDELVAESQEALSLGVPAVILFGIPPHKDPEGSGAWAEDGIVQQAARALKKEVPQLFVITDVCLCEYTDHGHCGRIENGEVLNDPTLELLARTAVSQALAGSDMVAPSDMMDGRVAAIRAALDVQKLSRIPILSYAIKHASAFYGPFREAAGSAPSFGDRKAYQMDPANAREAMKEATLDLEEGADLLMVKPAMPCLDLLRRARERFDVPLAAYQVSGEYAMICAAAERGWLDRKLVMMESLTAIRRAGADLILTYFAKDAARVLKAG
- the tilS gene encoding tRNA lysidine(34) synthetase TilS; amino-acid sequence: MPAELYEAFKESLSRKSLWKAPESVLVAVSGGSDSVALLHLYARLRNESPFPLGAAHLNHAVRGSESDEDERFVAELARRLQVPLHTARLAPQALEGKGEGWEAAARKARYQFLREIAAQVGASRVAMGHTKDDQAETVLMRLLRGSGRRGLGGIHPAVEGVFIRPLLGFTKQELAGYLQERGEIWREDSSNRSRANLRSRIRHDLIPALRGEFNPDLVDTLARTAEVFREEDDYLASVTAEIARRLIRSESHSLSLGIPALRALPAALRRRLLRSFVEQAFSPGLPPPDFALTSILEALIEEARHGAAANLPGGLQARVLYADLVIARPMELPLEVVPLPIPGQASLPELGFRLCARRAPVSEVGDPRQVTSAERALLDADSLPGPLAVRHRRKGDLFRPLGAPGESKLKSYFIDHKVPRPARDRVPLVVSGDRIAWVVGFQIDERYKVTPQTRQVVILSRESR
- the hpt gene encoding hypoxanthine phosphoribosyltransferase, producing MNLSRELLKSEDEIAERVRQLGRQITQDYEGKDLAVLGVLKGSFIFVADLIRQIKLPLQVGFLEITHSEKSEFLTEMLFYSSFKVEGTNLLVVEDILDTGITLAYLQEQLEFRKPRSIKVCTFLDKPERRKVDIQPDYLGFTVPNCHVVGYGLDHEGRFRNLPYLTYVE
- the ftsH gene encoding ATP-dependent zinc metalloprotease FtsH translates to MNTLAKNIVFWLVIVVLVLVAYRFLAGTSTPQTELSFSEFLSQAESGKISEVTINGSDVEGAYAEKDPTGQTRTFHTIAPDYPDLVKDLRHFNVTITAKKPKDANYLVTILSWLPMVLLVGIWIFFMRQMQSGGNKALSFGKSKAKLSSAQGKKVTFRDVAGVDEAKEELQEIIEFLKEPQKFQKLGGKIPKGVLLMGPPGTGKTLLARAIAGEANVPFFSISGSDFVEMFVGVGASRVRDLFEQGKKNAPCIIFIDEIDAVGRHRGAGLGGGHDEREQTLNQLLVEMDGFESNEGVILIAATNRPDVLDPALLRPGRFDRRVVVPRPDVKGREEILRVHTRKTPLGDDVDLQVLARGTPGFSGADLANLVNEAALNAARYIKKAVMMEDFEGAKDKVLMGTERKSLILSEEEKRVTAYHEAGHALVAATLPDTDPLHKVTIIPRGMALGVTMQLPIDDRHNYSREYLRSQIAVMMGGRVAEELY